The DNA region tgttggctaattagctggtttcattctcattgagctcaatgcaattcaaaccagctaattagctaacagctaataactactaatttttaatttcaaaggccaagggaaacttatcaggatgcatagtatcctggagccatgaaatagctggtgtTTAAAAATAACAATCTGTCTGCCAATGGGAATATAACATAGGGgtgcaaatacttatgccccctgtattttaaggaagaacatttatttatttacgatacattattcattacCTAAGAAGGTAACACTatgataactacacacaattcataatttattaagcatttgttacctaCTAGGTAATGGTTTGTTTAtaattagtaatttattgttcatgcataattcatcatcagtaaagcatttgttcacaaagttatgagtggtttgttcatagtaaataaaacaaatgtttgtaaatacatggtttataccttataaataatgaaacaaccatttcTAAATGAAATAATCTCCCTATTATGAACCAattacaaactattagtaaatgctttgatcatcatttgtaaagtattactcctatgttaattctCATACTGTATTTCATGATTAAcacaggagttacaagtggttagttaatgatatttgtgagctcatctaaagtgaggactgtgtatgccttgctacatatttacaaatgagttataaaggttacagttgcatttattcatttagcagacactttcatccaaagatacttacactatcaatgaaattaaagagcaaggccacaattgggattgaacccccaactcttaggcttacagcatgctagcccaatgCCTTATCCTCTACACTACCCCTGCTCATTGCTATTGTAGCTGCGCGTGTTTGCtatgaacaaacatttataattgtgtatacgcactcactttagatgagctcacaaatatCTAACCACTTGAGtcctcctgagttaatcatgaattatagtattaggaagtggtttataaaacatgtattcacatccttactaatcattagtgcatacagtatgtaacaactgttaaataatgaatagtatttaattaacaaaatgttattgcatgatatgttaagtattagcaacaattatacatattttagaaataggcttattcactatgaacaaaccaatcataactACAATAatctactagaccctatgcagtctgtttcattctactgaaactgctcttctatctgtgactgaagcattgagagtagctaagtcctctgctcagtcatcagtgttaattctgttagatttatctgcagcctttgatacggttaaccatgacattctcctttctacactatacctgggaatttctgggaaagctcttgactggttcaaatcttaccttaaagggcattcttttagcgtgtctgggcagggacagatatcaaagtctcatgacctgaCTACCAGAGGTGGAAAGTAACGAAATACATTTActcaaaatactgtattgagtagtttttttgtgtattttggattttttgagtagttttaaaaatctgtattttaaatgttacttgattacattttgagtgaagTATTGTACTTTGTTACATCACAAATCCAATCAGTTACTtgagttaaaaaaagaaaagaggaaaaaagtgaATCGGTGGAACTTCTAAGGTGACAATGATCAGCATGTCCTTCAATAGGGCATGAAGCGGTCCACGATGCTcaactaaataaacaaaagatagcctactttatgaatCGTTGTGCAGGTGGACTATAGGCCTGCCATTTTGTGCTTTAGCAAGGGAGAGTGAGATTGACCTTAGATAGTCTTTATTAGCCTATTTATATACAAAAGGCAAACTTTACATTTTGTCTGACATTCTTTTTGACCTTTAATTTGGACATTGAAATATTcaggtaaaataaaatatacagtgGAAAGCATACGCAGCAATAGCACCTACTTTCTCACTACAAATTAGTATTAACCCTCATGTGCCTGACCGCCTTAGCTGCCTctctaaacaaaaaaagtaactaagtaacttTTGCttaaattacatttttaattaactactttttacttttacttgagtataTTTTCAGATGGGTGTTTTAACTTGTACTTGAGTAATATTTCAGCAAAGTATTggtacttttacttgagtacaatattttagtactttttccacctctgctgacttgactacaggagtccctcaaggatcagtattagggcccctccttttctctatttacaccacttctttaggtgggattattcgctctcatggatttgaatatcatttctatgcggacgacactcaacttttcctatccttcccacctgaagactctagtgtttcccatcggatctctgcatgcctaaagggtatttcaatctggatgaagaaTCAGCACCTTCTGCTTAATCtctcaaaaactgagctcttggtgtttccagcaaaaacagctattccccaacagatcaacatccagcttgactcatcctcactgactccaactagatcggcacgtaacttgggtgtcataattgatgaccaacttaatTTCTCttagcatgttgcctcaattgcaaagtcatgttggtataccctgtacaacattaggaagatcagaccttatcggacacaagattccacacaacttcttgtacaggcaatggttatctccaagctggactactgcaatttcctgttagctggcctacctgcttgtatattaagaccactacagttgattcagaatgctgcggcgcgacttcaatcagccaaagaggacacatgtaacccctctagttactctccactggctccctatagtaggcagaattaaatttaaatctctcactctggcctacaggacactgactggatctgctcccagctacttcagctctttgatcaagatgtacattcccaaccgcccattgcgatcttctgaggagcgtctgttatgtcgaccaaccatacatgctaggtcaaattgtagatcctattcttcagtggttccgtgttggtagAATGAgttgtgtaacctgcgttgtgtggaaccaccgcggtccagccctgcacacgcctggactcgaacccgcgagacagcagcacctcggatcgggagtcgagcgcgctaacaatccagctaaaagcccaggctactagctttcatgccagcagcgctcttgaagcgtcggggagtgaggtttactaacgttctacagcatagctaaccagctagcacccgttacagttgcccagtgctctccgctccagcaacagttttggatcttttaagagtggtcttaaggcatatttgtttaatatgcacttagtcttttgagcgtttgttatatGTTATGGTTtatataatagtattgttttgttataatttgtccattgatagatgccatagttattgttattatatgattaaTTGAGTGACGTATTTTGATAGCTATTCTCATTTTCATTGTTTCtctctcattaggttagtgcttaaaatgattgttttatacagttttattgataatattgctattctccctattttgtaattgttcactgttaatttaatttgtattgttatttatgtcgctttggacaaaggcgtctgctaagtaagggataatcaacgacgcgccgtgcgtttctaagaaaataatgcacgaagtggtaataaggacccgacgccgcagggggaggggactttacacttcgataagtgcattattttcctagaaacgcacggcgcggagttgattatcccgcttataccactgctatcattttcgtttatattgccactgtcttagatacaacattgctgtttttatcgttacattcacattggcgaattaatattcaagtgtaataagcccaaaagaagggaactacttcatagccgtgcggtaagaaaaataatgcacgttccaaatagcgcatcacaataggaaatttgaccaagcagtggtataaataaccataaccatgactttgtgaacaaatgcttaagtgatgataaattatgcatgaacaattaattactaatgatgaacaaaccattaactaatagttaacaaatgcttaatagatgatgaattgtgtgtagttattataaagtgttaccactaagaaaattggtgaccttAAGGGTTAGATAGaatgaaggcattaagatcaatttccaaaagatgattttatattcctctttttagtcaacttctCCCCCCTCTGTACATGCAGAGAAAGGGCAGCGGGTCTTTTGAGAGACAGAGCATGGAGGAGCAAGGAATGTCTGCGAGCATGAAAAGTGTAGCtcaatgaaaatatatttatcaAAATTAAAATAGAAATAGAGTGATGATTGTGTAATGGTCAATGATGATATTGTGGCGTAACGCCACAGATTagtcaatgtacagtatgggggAACCCTGGAAGGCATTAACAATGGACTGAACTGTTTCTCACatgcttttgtctttttttccttttgattGTTTTGTTAGCAGCCAATACTTCAGCGATGAAGGCCAATATCGAGTGTGCTTCATCACACAAGGGAGAACAAGATAGAGAAGAGAACTGCAAACATTCAGGCAGAACAACTTTGGCTGACTCTGAATCCCCTAAAAAACACCGGGATGTGGACAAGAAAAGAGTGCATGAGTGCTCGCAGTGTGGGAAAAGTTTCAACTATCCATCATTACTCGCTAGCCGTGAGAAAATAGATATTGGAGAGCGACCTGACCAGTGCTCAGATTGTAGGAATGCACCTGATGAAGGGagtaaaatgaaaaaacacactggagagaaaccATACCACTGCTCAGACTGTGGAAAAGCCTTTGCTTGTTTGAGTAAATTGATATTGCACCAGAGAATCCACTCTGGAGAGAAACCATACCACTGCTCTGACTGTGGAAAAGCATTTGCTGCATTGGGTAAATTGATATCGCACCAGATaatccacactggagagaaaccTCATCACTGCTCAGACTGTGGTAAAAGTTTCAACTTTCTGGACAATCTCAGGGTACATCAGAGAATTCATACTGGAGAGAAACCATATCCATGCACTGTCTGTGGGAAGAGATTTGTTAATTCAAGTTCCCTCAAGAGTCATGAAAAAGTGCACAATGGAGACAAGCCTTACAACTGCAAATTCTGTGGAGGTTGGTATGCAAGGCTGTTTGAACTGAAAACCCATGAAAGGCTTCACACCGGCGAGAAGCCGTATGTCTGCACACTGTGCGACAAACGCTTTTCTCAGCATGCTCATCTAAAAGCTCACTTgcgaacacatactggagagaagccgTTCCACTGTTCACATTGTGGGAAAGACTTCTCTCAGAGCAGCCATCTTACGGTGCACCTTaggacccatactggagaaaggCCCTATCGGTGCCCTCAGTGTCCAAAGTCCTTCACTACAGTGAGTCACCTTAAGTGTCACCTGAGagtccacacaggagaaaagccttACCCCTGCTCTGAATGTGGAAAGTGCTTTTCCCAGTCCAGTGAACTCAAAACACACCAACAGCGAAAGAACTGCAATAAGTCAGGTGATCTTCAAAGTCATCTGGAGCAACATGAGCATCAGCCTTTACGTCGTAAAAAGACCAATTCACAAGGATCACGAAAAAACCTGAGAATCAACAAGCAGAGCAAGCACTCCAGAGCAAGGCCGTGTGGAAAATCCTGTTCCGGTGTGGATGAAATGGAACATCGCCGTAGGAGTCGAGTTCGAGAGAAGTCGTATaactgtgcccagtgtggaagcAGCTTTTCAAATGTGAATGAATTGAAGATCCATAAAAGGCTTCACACAGGTGAGTGCACatactggccctcatttatccaCCGAGCTTAGAAACCAGCATCGATCTGATCAGCGTATGATTGGGCTCATGTGTAATTCATAAAACGTTCGCATTACTCTAATTTCATCGTAAGAATAAGCGGTCATAATAAATGCTTATATCGCTGAATAAATGTACAAACAACATTTATTTACAATGTAATTATGTCCATGTTGGCTGTTCGACCTTAAAATTTAAATTGAATcgaatcgaggatttggagaatcaccagcaagggaaattcaagattcaaaTTGAAGTTCAGATATTTAAAATTGAGAAACATTGAAATTAGACCTTtgaagccatttgttttgagaatcaacggctggctgatgaagttattggctggctagctggctcagccaaatggttgctgcagccgccaaatttttcatggctgataatggcttgttgccacttcatgtctacagatgtctatgttgtactagatctcaatacacatgttattatattattttgaaCAAAGCTCTGcacacttcaatgtagactgaagCATGCGTTGTGAACTAGTGCAGCAATCTCTAGAAACGGTGGAATGCTGCAGTCGCAGTAATATCgtgttcaatgctgtaaatccgtcCATTCCAGAATATGTTTCATATCGTCAATCTTTggtttttggtgtttgtgcaaccgggccctgaagatttaacaaaagtctgagtagaactacgtaggaattaggaaagtatatgAAAAGCGAGATCAAAATTAGGCTaccttgtttgcttctttctcCCATTTCATCTCAGCgtgagaaaaaaacattgctgAGAACGTGCACTGGGagtcactgtgagtcctgtgtatcgtagcaacgagcacaagaCTGATGTGGTGAATCCAGTGGGGAAAATCTTGtgtatcgtttattttttcgtgtgtgtatgtctctatgtgatAGAATTATTTTTAGATACAATAACTGGCTCAGCCAAAGTTgatcagatggcggctcaatttgtcTCAATTTTGTCTGTTGGCTGGCGACGGCTGAAATTCTAAATGGTGCAAATGGTGGCGTGTTGGGGCGGCTTCGGGGTCTAGTTAAAGGGAacatattatgcaaaactcactttttgcgggcctttgtgttcatatttaggcctccactgttcttataaacactcaaagcgcgaaaaaaaacccatccatccgttttctgtagatcagtagaaagactttggtgtcaagaatagtatgctgctgtgagccatttggattgctcccttattctgatgtcatactaagggaatttgcatagacctACCCTAGCATcagggtctaacatatgtggttggatgccggctctgtttgttgtcattttcacctgtgaaacgagcagcgtaatcaatacatgcagccggaggcgtggccagcccagaaacggctcaatttgggagagaccaattctaactTGTTTTAAAAGAGGTATATGTCCCCATTAAAAAATAGGTAAAAGTATAAGTTCTGATTCAAGTGAAAGTTACCTTTTGGAACTGCACCCTCATTGTTCACACCCTCCAGGACTTTTGATAGAcaaatacaaatgtgttgcCCAGTACACATACTGTCATTCTGCCATTCGCTCTcttcttttatttttcttattaACTCTTTGAGTGCCAGCAATGCAATATTGtgtttttagctcccatgcgttttttttaattacaaaaatagacactctaactcaccttatgtgtgatttttggaagtctgttatgaagagaactgaagtagaaTCTCACGATCCGGACATTTTATGTGGACATTATATCATTATATCACAACGCGACATTTGATTGATATTgccgcatgaattgtgttgaaTGAATCAGGTACGTCAGGTCAATACCAGGTCATTTCGTCATTTTGTGGGTtcgccacaaggtggcagtctcaacaatgggatagtctatccatagttatagatcagtgggaccgaggatcgaggagagagtttgagagccaccccgggagtaggctatggaagaggctagcattacctgcagcgtgtTAGTGAGATAGAACTGTTTGACATTGACTTAAGgcgctttaaagcaacaccatgtcaTTTTTCAACCTTAATAATACATTTCTAAGACCCTTGTGATGGTACATCGATGTTGGATCACACGTCTGCCATAGCCTGACGGTGTCTGTATCGCTTTTACTGGCACTATGGAACTTTGGGTTTCGGGTGGGAACCCgaaaagaactacaaaattcgactgctttacaGCATACACTTCCctcaccacttcctcaaattcaaTGAGAGCCCAAACTAGCGTGTATTTCgaatagacagtaaaagatgtCGATGCCTGAAGCAGTCAACGAAACCGGAAGTGTTATGATTAAGTGTAAACTTTCTACAGCCTGATGTTGAAGTAGCGATTTATGACAAGCGTCTTTTAGGACAAAAAACAGAGAGGTAGCCTAAGCCTCTTTTAGgacaaaaaaacagagaggtAGCCTAAGCCTATGTCTAAACGGTG from Sardina pilchardus chromosome 1, fSarPil1.1, whole genome shotgun sequence includes:
- the LOC134077515 gene encoding zinc finger protein 850-like; this translates as MKANIECASSHKGEQDREENCKHSGRTTLADSESPKKHRDVDKKRVHECSQCGKSFNYPSLLASREKIDIGERPDQCSDCRNAPDEGSKMKKHTGEKPYHCSDCGKAFACLSKLILHQRIHSGEKPYHCSDCGKAFAALGKLISHQIIHTGEKPHHCSDCGKSFNFLDNLRVHQRIHTGEKPYPCTVCGKRFVNSSSLKSHEKVHNGDKPYNCKFCGGWYARLFELKTHERLHTGEKPYVCTLCDKRFSQHAHLKAHLRTHTGEKPFHCSHCGKDFSQSSHLTVHLRTHTGERPYRCPQCPKSFTTVSHLKCHLRVHTGEKPYPCSECGKCFSQSSELKTHQQRKNCNKSGDLQSHLEQHEHQPLRRKKTNSQGSRKNLRINKQSKHSRARPCGKSCSGVDEMEHRRRSRVREKSYNCAQCGSSFSNVNELKIHKRLHTASVQPPVHTGASAAPPAPPKDRSTRHVPLKTLTIQLMDCRHLLGQNNTLTLLGGGEEQRPQPPTTDDSLVASSTHQKTLREETKSKKRAKHHSVSEKIPSVSKGDMLHHSTESEKSLTVSKGHHYIGIIEEKEQFHCTPCLKIFSSAKSLKTHKATHKKMAAHTCSYCGLSFNQSATLVTHVRIHTGEKPFECSECQKRFVTSSQLHVHQRIHSGEKPYECTLCGKRFTQRSGLNFHQKIHTGEKPFQCNECNMSFVRPSGLKQHQRVHTQEKPYHCSYCGKSFNHRARLTEHRRLHTGEKPYRCSDCGKCFAKFNVLKGHRRTHTGERPYSCTECEMSFRQLSHIRVHMRMHTGERPYVCDVCGKGFPQLGNLQFHQKNCTKT